The Vicia villosa cultivar HV-30 ecotype Madison, WI linkage group LG1, Vvil1.0, whole genome shotgun sequence genome includes a region encoding these proteins:
- the LOC131644039 gene encoding rhodanese-like domain-containing protein 6 isoform X1 — translation MSDPKNTDQYGVLLYYKYVDIPNLNDLLTFYRSNCSSLSLLGRVRLSPHGVNVTVGGNLSALEQHIEALKANSTLFHGTDFKLATCHQPLNDDVAKECGFTSLSIRIVKELVTLSSHPLLNSPEISNAGTHLSALEFHSTLHNANKESPENGLVLLDARNLYETRIGKFHAPNVETLDPQVRQYSDFSSWIDDRSEQLKGKNILMYCTGGIRCEMASAYIRSKGAGFENVFQLFGGIQRYLEQFPDGGYFKGKNFVFDHRISVGGSEASSTIGTCLICQCSFDDYSSRCRCAYCRMLVLVCENCQSESALYVCELCQKQGKAVGSKQLNENDDSKKSLQGVEFQEFSSDTMLLPQELRGDDVRTSRKLRILCLHGFRQNASSFKGRTASLAKKLKKIAEFVFIDAPHEVPFIYQSPVPVHHANGASSSLPASPPPPFENCKKKFAWFVAPNFDGSSGVDWKVADGPFDPRQYQQQTDGYDISISHLEDVFSKEGPFDGILGFSQGAAMTAVISAQQEKLKGKMDFKFVVLCSGFALNLKEIECTPIRCPSLHIFGNEHGQDRQIANQASKELASLYDGSCSVIVEHDCGHIIPTRSPYIDEIKAFLGRFMQYD, via the exons ATGTCCGACCCCAAAAACACTGACCAATACGGCGTCCTCCTCTACTACAAATACGTCGATATTCCAAACCTCAATGACCTCCTCACATTCTACCGCTCCAACTGCTCCTCCCTTTCCCTCCTCGGCCGCGTTCGCCTCTCTCCCCACGGCGTCAATGTCACC GTTGGCGGCAATTTATCCGCTTTGGAACAACACATCGAAGCACTCAAAGCCAATAGTACTCTATTTCACGGCACTGATTTCAAGCTTGCAACTTGTCATCAACCATTGAACGACGACGTTGCCAAGGAGTGTGGTTTCACTTCACTCTCGATTCGTATTGTTAAG GAATTGGTTACTCTTAGTTCTCATCCACTGTTAAATTCGCCAGAAATCTCAAATGCTGGAACACATTTATCAGCACTTGAGTTTCATTCTACACTTCATAATGCTA ATAAAGAGAGTCCAGAAAACGGCCTTGTTTTACTTGATGCAAGGAATCTTTATGAAACAAGGATTGGGAAATTTCATGCACCAAATGTTGAAACTTTGGATCCACAGGTTAGACAGTACAGTGATTTCTCCTCGTGGATAGATGATAGAAGTGAGCAGTTGAAAGGCAAAAATATCCTCAT GTATTGTACTGGTGGAATCAGGTGTGAAATGGCATCAGCATATATTAGGTCAAAAGGTGCTGGGTTTGAGAACGTGTTTCAG CTATTTGGTGGTATTCAACGGTATTTGGAGCAATTCCCAGATGGTGGTTATTTCAAAGGAAAGAATTTTGTTTTTGATCATCG GATATCAGTTGGAGGTTCAGAGGCTAGTAGTACAATTGGTACCTGTCTTATTTGTCAATGTTCCTTTGACGATTATTCTTCACGTTGTCGATGTGCTTATTGCAGAATGCTTGTCTTGGTTTGTGAGAATTGCCAG AGCGAATCTGCACTGTATGTTTGTGAGCTATGCCAAAAACAGGGCAAGGCTGTTGGGTCAAAGCAGTTAAATGAAAACGATGATTCAAAAAAATCATTACAAGGTGTCGAGTTCCAAGAATTTTCTTCAGATACTATGCTCTTGCCTCAGGAGCTTAGGGGAGACG ATGTAAGAACCTCGAGAAAACTAAGAATCTTATGCTTGCATGGGTTTCGGCAGAATGCTTCCAGTTTTAAGGGAAGAACAGCATCCTTAGCCAAAAAACTCAAGAAAATTGCCGAATTTGTTTTTATAGACGCACCTCATGAAGTGCCCTTCATTTATCAATCACCTGTTCCAGTGCACCATGCGAATGGTGCATCGTCCTCTTTGCCAGCAAGTCCTCCCCCACCTTTCGAGAATTGTAAGAAGAAGTTTGCATGGTTTGTGGCACCCAATTTTGATGGAAGTAGCGGTGTTGATTGGAAAGTAGCAGATGGTCCATTTGATCCACGTCAATACCAGCAGCAAACTGATGGATATGATATTTCAATATCACACTTAGAGGATGTATTCTCCAAAGAAGGGCCGTTTGATGGAATCTTGGGATTTTCACAGGGAGCAGCAATGACTGCTGTAATCTCTGCACAACAAGAAAAGCTAAAAGGTAAAATGGACTTTAAATTTGTAGTCTTGTGTTCAGGCTTTGCTCTCAATTTGAAGGAGATAGAGTGCACCCCTATCAGGTGTCCTTCTCTTCATATTTTTGGTAATGAACACGGTCAAGACAGACAGATAGCTAACCAAGCAAGCAAGGAACTTGCTTCTCTATACGACGGTAGTTGTTCTGTGATCGTTGAACATGACTGTGGTCACATAATTCCAACTCGGTCCCCATATATTGATGAGATCAAGGCTTTCCTTGGGAGATTTATGCAATATGACTAG
- the LOC131644038 gene encoding intermediate cleaving peptidase 55, mitochondrial-like produces MQGVVRKLTKTFSHRQVLGFRSYCNERVAVDVGQPTHTSHPHLLNDGEITPGISSEEYVLRRKKMLELLPEKSLAIIAAAPVKMMTDVVPYTFRQDADYSYITGCQQPGGVAVLGHDIGLCMFMPEPKPYDVIWQGQIAGVDAALDTFKADKAYPMRKLREILPDMIRGSSKLYHNVQTATSAYTELEAFKKLAYCNSVNDLSAYTHQLRWIKSPSELKLMKESASIACQALLLTMLHSKTYPDEGILAAKVEYECKVRGAQRMGFNPVVGGGPNGSVIHYSRNDQKIKDGDLVLMDVGCELHGYDSDLTRTWPPCGTFSSAQEELYELILETNKHCVELCKPGASIRQIHNRSVEMLQKGLKEFGILKGFGSSSYHTLNPTSIGHYLGMDIHDCSMINFDCPLKPGVVITIEPGVYIPCSFNCPERYRGIGIRIEDEVLITETGYEVLTASIPKEVKQIESLLNSFSHNQSNLRATFN; encoded by the exons ATGCAGGGCGTTGTAAGAAAACTAACCAAAACATTTTCACACAGACAG GTTCTAGGTTTTCGTTCTTATTGCAATGAAAGAGTCGCCGTTGATGTTGGACAACCAACCCATACATCTCATCCACAT CTTCTCAACGATGGTGAGATCACACCGGGCATATCTAGTGAGGAATACGtcctaagaagaaaaaaaatgttggAACTTCTACCGGAGAAGAGTTTGGCTATCATTGCTGCTGCCCCAGTAAAGATGATGACAGATGTCGTGCCTTATACGTTTCGTCAAGATGCTGATTACTCGTATATTACAGGCTGCCAACAGCCTGGTGGTGTAGCTGTTTTAGGGCATGATATTGGTTTATGCATGTTCATGCCAGAACCCAAGCCTTAT GATGTGATTTGGCAAGGGCAAATAGCAGGAGTTGATGCAGCATTGGATACATTCAAGGCTGACAAGGCGTATCCAATGAGAAAATTGCGCGAG ATCCTTCCAGATATGATAAGGGGATCCTCGAAATTGTATCACAATGTTCAGACTGCTACATCAGCATATACGGAACTGGAGGCTTTCAAGAAACTAGCTTACTGTAACAGTGTAAACGATCTGTCTGCTTATACTCATCAGTTACGATGGATAAAATCTCCTTCAGAGCTCAAGCTGATGAAGGAATCTGCATCAATTGCTTGCCAG GCACTTTTGTTGACAATGCTGCATTCAAAGACATACCCTGATGAAGGTATTCTAGCTGCAAAGGTTGAAtatgaatgcaaagtgagaggtGCCCAGCGAATGGG TTTCAATCCCGTGGTTGGCGGCGGGCCTAATGGAAGTGTTATACATTACTCTAGGAACGATCAAAAG ATTAAAGATGGAGATCTTGTTTTGATGGATGTTGGATGTGAGTTACATGGCTATGACAGTGATCTCACACGTACCTGGCCACCTTGTGGTACCTTCTCTTCTGCACAG GAAGAGCTTTATGAGCTTATACTGGAAACAAACAAGCATTGTGTGGAACTTTGTAAGCCTGGTGCTAGTATTCGACAAATACACAACCGTTCG GTTGAAATGCTGCAGAAAGGACTAAAGGAGTTTGGAATTTTGAAAGGTTTTGGAAGCAGTTCCTACCATACGCTGAACCCAACTTCTATAG GTCACTATCTAGGAATGGACATTCACGATTGTTCAATGATCAACTTTGACTGTCCTCTGAAGCCAGGTGTT GTAATAACTATTGAACCGGGAGTGTACATCCCATGTTCTTTTAATTGCCCAGAGAG GTACCGAGGGATTGGGATAAGGATTGAGGATGAGGTTCTCATTACAGAAACAGGTTACGAG GTTTTAACAGCATCAATTCCTAAAGAAGTGAAGCAAATTGAGTCCTTGCTGAACAGCTTCAGCCATAACCAAAGTAACTTGAGAGCTACATTCAACTAA
- the LOC131653026 gene encoding uncharacterized protein LOC131653026: MDHQLKVSDLIDADLGQWKSNAVQDTFMDSDAQHVLSMPLSRSLPKDNLIWHFEKEGEYSVKIAYHLLSKQNLNHNPGPLDATDNTLWRKLWRVPIQEKTKNFMWKLLKNILPTRCNLRKKAQVVCTGLWKIWQARNNLVFKSEMPNPQVMARSIVDSVKEWSDIRKTRQCRASDLANVMVPNCSWFIQSDAGCFEGGIVSLGCVIKSTDDKILAASCQRISRCTDAATAELMGIMWAMQLALEHKLDNIVFQSDALIVVDCIWCFFFCGS, translated from the exons ATGGATCACCAATTAAAAGTTTCTGATCTCATTGATGCTGATTTGGGGCAGTGGAAGTCCAATGCGGTTCAAGATACCTTCATGGACAGTGATGCTCAACATGTTCTCAGCATGCCTCTGTCGAGGTCTTTACCTAAGGATAATTTGATATGGCACTTCGAGAAAGAAGGGGAGTACTCTGTGAAGATAGCTTACCATCTCCTTAGCAAGCAGAATCTGAACCATAATCCTGGCCCTTTAGATGCTACAGACAACACCCTTTGGAGGAAACTTTGGAGAGTCCCTATTCAAGAGAAGACAAAGAATTTCATGTGGAAACTGCTCAAGAACATTCTCCCTACCAGATGCAATTTGCGTAAGAAAG CCCAGGTGGTTTGCACCGGATTGTGGAAAATTTGGCAAGCTAGAAACAACTTGGTCTTCAAGAGTGAGATGCCAAATCCACAAGTCATGGCACGTTCGATTGTGGATTCTGTGAAGGAATGGAGTGATATTAGGAAAACCAGGCAATGCAGAGCATCTGATCTGGCAAATGTAATGGTCCCAAACTGTTCTTGGTTTATTCAGTCTGATGCAGGTTGCTTTGAAGGTGGTATCGTGTCGCTTGGCTGTGTGATTAAATCGACCGACGATAAAATTCTTGCAGCCTCCTGCCAGAGAATCTCCAGGTGTACTGATGCAGCTACTGCTGAATTGATGGGAATTATGTGGGCTATGCAGCTTGCCTTGGAGCATAAGCTTGATAATATTGTTTTTCAATCGGATGCCCTGATCGTGGTGGATTGTATATGGTGTTTCTTTTTCTGCGGCTCTTGA
- the LOC131644039 gene encoding rhodanese-like domain-containing protein 6 isoform X2 codes for MSDPKNTDQYGVLLYYKYVDIPNLNDLLTFYRSNCSSLSLLGRVRLSPHGVNVTVGGNLSALEQHIEALKANSTLFHGTDFKLATCHQPLNDDVAKECGFTSLSIRIVKELVTLSSHPLLNSPEISNAGTHLSALEFHSTLHNANKESPENGLVLLDARNLYETRIGKFHAPNVETLDPQVRQYSDFSSWIDDRSEQLKGKNILMYCTGGIRCEMASAYIRSKGAGFENVFQLFGGIQRYLEQFPDGGYFKGKNFVFDHRISVGGSEASSTIGTCLICQCSFDDYSSRCRCAYCRMLVLVCENCQSESALYVCELCQKQGKAVGSKQLNENDDSKKSLQGVEFQEFSSDTMLLPQELRGDGKCSENFQVS; via the exons ATGTCCGACCCCAAAAACACTGACCAATACGGCGTCCTCCTCTACTACAAATACGTCGATATTCCAAACCTCAATGACCTCCTCACATTCTACCGCTCCAACTGCTCCTCCCTTTCCCTCCTCGGCCGCGTTCGCCTCTCTCCCCACGGCGTCAATGTCACC GTTGGCGGCAATTTATCCGCTTTGGAACAACACATCGAAGCACTCAAAGCCAATAGTACTCTATTTCACGGCACTGATTTCAAGCTTGCAACTTGTCATCAACCATTGAACGACGACGTTGCCAAGGAGTGTGGTTTCACTTCACTCTCGATTCGTATTGTTAAG GAATTGGTTACTCTTAGTTCTCATCCACTGTTAAATTCGCCAGAAATCTCAAATGCTGGAACACATTTATCAGCACTTGAGTTTCATTCTACACTTCATAATGCTA ATAAAGAGAGTCCAGAAAACGGCCTTGTTTTACTTGATGCAAGGAATCTTTATGAAACAAGGATTGGGAAATTTCATGCACCAAATGTTGAAACTTTGGATCCACAGGTTAGACAGTACAGTGATTTCTCCTCGTGGATAGATGATAGAAGTGAGCAGTTGAAAGGCAAAAATATCCTCAT GTATTGTACTGGTGGAATCAGGTGTGAAATGGCATCAGCATATATTAGGTCAAAAGGTGCTGGGTTTGAGAACGTGTTTCAG CTATTTGGTGGTATTCAACGGTATTTGGAGCAATTCCCAGATGGTGGTTATTTCAAAGGAAAGAATTTTGTTTTTGATCATCG GATATCAGTTGGAGGTTCAGAGGCTAGTAGTACAATTGGTACCTGTCTTATTTGTCAATGTTCCTTTGACGATTATTCTTCACGTTGTCGATGTGCTTATTGCAGAATGCTTGTCTTGGTTTGTGAGAATTGCCAG AGCGAATCTGCACTGTATGTTTGTGAGCTATGCCAAAAACAGGGCAAGGCTGTTGGGTCAAAGCAGTTAAATGAAAACGATGATTCAAAAAAATCATTACAAGGTGTCGAGTTCCAAGAATTTTCTTCAGATACTATGCTCTTGCCTCAGGAGCTTAGGGGAGACGGTAAG TGTTCTGAAAATTTTCAAGTCTCCTAA
- the LOC131644039 gene encoding rhodanese-like domain-containing protein 6 isoform X3: MSDPKNTDQYGVLLYYKYVDIPNLNDLLTFYRSNCSSLSLLGRVRLSPHGVNVTVGGNLSALEQHIEALKANSTLFHGTDFKLATCHQPLNDDVAKECGFTSLSIRIVKELVTLSSHPLLNSPEISNAGTHLSALEFHSTLHNANKESPENGLVLLDARNLYETRIGKFHAPNVETLDPQVRQYSDFSSWIDDRSEQLKGKNILMYCTGGIRCEMASAYIRSKGAGFENVFQLFGGIQRYLEQFPDGGYFKGKNFVFDHRISVGGSEASSTIGTCLICQCSFDDYSSRCRCAYCRMLVLVCENCQSESALYVCELCQKQGKAVGSKQLNENDDSKKSLQGVEFQEFSSDTMLLPQELRGDGKM, from the exons ATGTCCGACCCCAAAAACACTGACCAATACGGCGTCCTCCTCTACTACAAATACGTCGATATTCCAAACCTCAATGACCTCCTCACATTCTACCGCTCCAACTGCTCCTCCCTTTCCCTCCTCGGCCGCGTTCGCCTCTCTCCCCACGGCGTCAATGTCACC GTTGGCGGCAATTTATCCGCTTTGGAACAACACATCGAAGCACTCAAAGCCAATAGTACTCTATTTCACGGCACTGATTTCAAGCTTGCAACTTGTCATCAACCATTGAACGACGACGTTGCCAAGGAGTGTGGTTTCACTTCACTCTCGATTCGTATTGTTAAG GAATTGGTTACTCTTAGTTCTCATCCACTGTTAAATTCGCCAGAAATCTCAAATGCTGGAACACATTTATCAGCACTTGAGTTTCATTCTACACTTCATAATGCTA ATAAAGAGAGTCCAGAAAACGGCCTTGTTTTACTTGATGCAAGGAATCTTTATGAAACAAGGATTGGGAAATTTCATGCACCAAATGTTGAAACTTTGGATCCACAGGTTAGACAGTACAGTGATTTCTCCTCGTGGATAGATGATAGAAGTGAGCAGTTGAAAGGCAAAAATATCCTCAT GTATTGTACTGGTGGAATCAGGTGTGAAATGGCATCAGCATATATTAGGTCAAAAGGTGCTGGGTTTGAGAACGTGTTTCAG CTATTTGGTGGTATTCAACGGTATTTGGAGCAATTCCCAGATGGTGGTTATTTCAAAGGAAAGAATTTTGTTTTTGATCATCG GATATCAGTTGGAGGTTCAGAGGCTAGTAGTACAATTGGTACCTGTCTTATTTGTCAATGTTCCTTTGACGATTATTCTTCACGTTGTCGATGTGCTTATTGCAGAATGCTTGTCTTGGTTTGTGAGAATTGCCAG AGCGAATCTGCACTGTATGTTTGTGAGCTATGCCAAAAACAGGGCAAGGCTGTTGGGTCAAAGCAGTTAAATGAAAACGATGATTCAAAAAAATCATTACAAGGTGTCGAGTTCCAAGAATTTTCTTCAGATACTATGCTCTTGCCTCAGGAGCTTAGGGGAGACGGTAAG ATGTAA